A part of Microbacterium terregens genomic DNA contains:
- a CDS encoding MarR family winged helix-turn-helix transcriptional regulator, with amino-acid sequence MTSAPSDPADVIAAALARLRGRRMPRPPWDGGHGPAGHHGDPGHHRGDGGWMRGGPHSGMHGVNGGMSGPPPWGAGPRIGGPARLRLLEALAAASGPLSVNELADAVGVDQPRASRLVQQAAQMGLVRREADSDDARRTRVALTDQGLAIVRGFRGERRSAIDAALGAFSDEERAELARLLTKLADAWPT; translated from the coding sequence ATGACCTCCGCACCCTCCGACCCTGCTGACGTGATCGCTGCGGCGCTCGCCCGACTGCGAGGGCGACGGATGCCGCGCCCGCCGTGGGACGGGGGCCACGGTCCCGCCGGCCATCACGGCGACCCCGGGCACCACCGCGGCGACGGCGGCTGGATGCGAGGCGGTCCGCATAGTGGCATGCACGGCGTGAACGGCGGCATGAGTGGTCCACCACCGTGGGGTGCGGGGCCCCGCATCGGCGGACCGGCGCGACTGAGGCTGCTCGAGGCGCTGGCCGCGGCATCCGGCCCGCTGTCGGTCAATGAGCTCGCCGACGCGGTCGGGGTGGATCAGCCCCGGGCGTCCCGGCTGGTGCAGCAGGCGGCGCAGATGGGGCTGGTGCGCCGTGAAGCCGATTCGGACGACGCCCGACGGACCCGCGTGGCGCTCACCGATCAGGGGCTCGCGATCGTGCGGGGCTTCCGCGGCGAGCGTCGCAGCGCGATCGACGCGGCCCTGGGCGCATTCAGCGACGAGGAGCGTGCGGAGCTCGCCCGGCTGCTGACCAAGCTGGCGGACGCCTGGCCGACGTGA
- a CDS encoding ABC transporter permease, producing the protein MRLGRTARLVLAAVTGIILVVIYVPLGVVLVNSFSTSASLTWPPPGFTLDWWVRAFESAGAREAVLTSVQVAIIATVISLVLGTLISIALQRFDFFGRDAISLLIILPIALPGIITGIALNNFFRTIMGIPLSIWTVVIAHATFCIVTVFNNVIARLRRTGTSLEEASADLGAGLWTTFRLVTFPQLRSALLAGGLLAFALSFDEIIVTTFTAGSGVTTLPIFILNNMFRPNQAPVVSVIAVVLVIVSIVPIYLAQRLSGSEQTRR; encoded by the coding sequence ATGCGACTCGGACGGACGGCCCGGCTGGTGCTGGCGGCGGTGACGGGAATCATCCTCGTCGTGATCTACGTGCCGCTGGGAGTCGTGCTCGTCAACTCGTTCTCGACGTCCGCGTCGCTGACCTGGCCGCCACCGGGGTTCACGCTGGACTGGTGGGTGCGCGCGTTCGAGAGCGCCGGCGCCCGTGAGGCGGTGCTGACCAGCGTGCAGGTCGCGATCATCGCCACGGTGATCTCGCTCGTGCTGGGCACGCTCATCTCGATCGCCCTGCAGCGGTTCGACTTCTTCGGCCGCGACGCGATCAGCCTGCTGATCATCCTTCCCATCGCGCTTCCCGGCATCATCACGGGCATCGCGCTGAACAACTTCTTCCGCACCATCATGGGCATTCCCCTGTCGATCTGGACGGTCGTGATCGCGCACGCGACGTTCTGCATCGTGACGGTCTTCAACAACGTCATCGCGCGGCTGCGACGAACGGGGACCAGCCTCGAGGAGGCCTCGGCCGACCTCGGAGCAGGACTGTGGACGACGTTCCGGCTCGTGACCTTCCCGCAGTTGCGGTCGGCGCTGCTCGCGGGCGGCCTTCTCGCCTTCGCGCTGAGCTTCGACGAGATCATCGTGACGACCTTCACCGCCGGTTCCGGAGTGACGACCCTGCCGATCTTCATCCTGAACAACATGTTCCGGCCGAACCAGGCGCCGGTCGTGTCGGTGATCGCCGTCGTGCTCGTGATCGTCTCGATCGTGCCGATCTATCTCGCGCAGCGGCTCTCCGGCTCGGAGCAGACGCGCCGGTAG
- a CDS encoding ABC transporter permease, protein MTATSLAEERTTPPVPPPRKSGPRRLSSFLIAHPRTRLALLLSAPLFWLGVVYIVALVLLLVTAFWSVDSFTGEITTEWTLENIITVLTGSLYQTVTLRTLGVALLVTLIDVVVALPIAFYMAKVASPRAQRILLIAVLMPLWASYLVKAYAWRSVLSQDGILEWMLAPLGLSTPGYGLPATVITLSYLWLPYVILPIYAGLERVPDSLLEASADLGGKTWRTLGSVVLPLVFPAIIAGTIFSFSLSLGDYITVNIVGGASQMLGNLVYTNVGAANNLPLAAAIALIPIVIIFGYLAVVRRTGALNNL, encoded by the coding sequence ATGACCGCGACATCCCTCGCCGAAGAGCGCACCACGCCACCGGTTCCACCGCCGCGGAAGAGCGGGCCGCGGCGGCTCTCGTCGTTTCTGATCGCACACCCGCGCACGCGACTCGCGCTGCTGCTGTCGGCACCGTTGTTCTGGTTGGGCGTGGTCTACATCGTCGCGCTCGTGCTGCTGCTGGTCACCGCGTTCTGGTCTGTCGACTCGTTCACCGGCGAGATCACCACGGAGTGGACGCTCGAGAACATCATCACCGTGCTGACGGGCTCGCTCTATCAGACGGTCACCCTGCGCACGCTCGGCGTCGCGCTGCTGGTGACGCTCATCGATGTGGTCGTGGCGCTGCCGATCGCGTTCTACATGGCGAAGGTCGCCTCCCCGCGGGCGCAGCGCATCCTGCTGATCGCGGTGCTGATGCCCCTGTGGGCGAGCTACCTCGTGAAGGCCTACGCGTGGCGCTCCGTGCTGTCCCAGGACGGCATCCTGGAATGGATGCTGGCACCCCTGGGGCTGAGCACCCCCGGGTACGGGCTGCCGGCGACGGTCATCACGCTGTCGTACCTCTGGCTTCCGTACGTCATCCTGCCGATCTACGCGGGCCTGGAGCGCGTGCCCGACTCTCTGCTGGAGGCATCGGCAGACCTCGGGGGCAAGACCTGGCGGACGCTCGGAAGCGTCGTGCTGCCGCTCGTGTTCCCGGCGATCATCGCCGGCACGATCTTCAGCTTCTCGCTCTCACTCGGCGACTACATCACGGTGAACATCGTCGGCGGGGCCAGTCAGATGCTCGGCAATCTCGTCTACACGAATGTCGGGGCTGCGAACAACCTGCCGCTTGCGGCGGCGATCGCGCTCATCCCGATCGTGATCATCTTCGGCTACCTCGCTGTCGTGCGCCGCACCGGCGCCCTGAACAACCTCTAG
- a CDS encoding ABC transporter substrate-binding protein, translated as MRHITRGRRHAAVAALAVGAVLALTACGTGSGGDSGGDAATELGEFEDSVSILAWPGYVEDGSNDPAVDWVTGFEEKTGCTVESKTYGTSDEAVNLMKTGDYDVVAASGDATLRLIAGGDVAEVNTDLIPSYAGVFDFLKDQQWNSVDGKSYGVPHGYGANLLLYNTEVVTPAPTSWDIVFDKASQYTGKITAYDSPIYIADAAVYLMAHQPDLGIENPYALDETQFQAAVDLLKEQRPHISEYWSDYLKEIQAFETTDSVAGTTWQVIQNVLAGEDAPTDVVLPDEGATGWSDTWMIASEAKSPNCAYAWLDWIASPETNAQATAYFGEAPSSQEACDYRDDCEAYHAGDADYAAQIWYWTTPIAECVDGRTDVECVDYAQWTEAWSEIKG; from the coding sequence ATGAGGCACATCACACGCGGTAGGCGGCACGCCGCGGTCGCCGCTCTGGCCGTCGGGGCGGTTCTCGCGCTGACCGCCTGCGGCACCGGGTCCGGTGGCGACTCGGGTGGCGACGCCGCCACGGAGCTCGGCGAGTTCGAGGACTCCGTCTCGATCCTCGCGTGGCCCGGGTACGTCGAGGACGGCAGCAACGACCCCGCCGTGGACTGGGTGACCGGATTCGAGGAGAAGACCGGCTGCACCGTCGAATCGAAGACCTACGGCACGTCGGACGAGGCGGTCAACCTCATGAAGACGGGCGACTACGACGTCGTCGCGGCATCGGGTGACGCCACGCTGCGACTGATCGCAGGCGGCGACGTCGCAGAGGTGAACACCGACCTGATCCCCAGCTACGCGGGCGTCTTCGACTTCTTGAAGGACCAGCAGTGGAACTCGGTGGACGGCAAATCGTACGGCGTGCCGCACGGCTACGGTGCGAACCTGCTGCTGTACAACACCGAGGTCGTCACGCCGGCGCCGACGTCGTGGGACATCGTCTTCGACAAGGCGAGCCAGTACACCGGCAAGATCACCGCGTATGACTCGCCGATCTACATCGCGGATGCCGCGGTCTACCTCATGGCGCATCAGCCCGACCTGGGCATCGAGAACCCGTATGCGCTCGACGAGACCCAGTTCCAGGCGGCGGTCGACCTGTTGAAGGAGCAGCGCCCGCACATCAGCGAGTACTGGTCGGACTATCTCAAGGAGATCCAGGCGTTCGAGACCACCGATTCGGTCGCAGGGACGACCTGGCAGGTCATCCAGAACGTGCTCGCCGGCGAGGACGCGCCGACCGATGTCGTCCTTCCGGACGAAGGGGCGACCGGATGGTCGGATACCTGGATGATCGCGTCCGAGGCGAAGAGCCCGAACTGCGCATACGCATGGCTCGACTGGATCGCGAGCCCGGAGACCAACGCGCAGGCGACCGCCTACTTCGGTGAGGCGCCGTCGAGCCAGGAGGCCTGCGACTACCGCGACGACTGCGAGGCGTACCACGCCGGCGACGCGGACTATGCGGCCCAGATCTGGTACTGGACGACTCCGATCGCCGAGTGCGTCGACGGCCGGACCGACGTCGAGTGCGTCGACTACGCCCAATGGACCGAGGCCTGGTCCGAGATCAAGGGCTGA
- a CDS encoding ABC transporter ATP-binding protein, giving the protein MTAQPAIRLSGLTKEFGAVTAVDSVDLVIAAGEFFSMLGPSGSGKTTVLRLIAGFERPTSGTIELFGKDVTTRAPFDRDVNTVFQDYALFPHMTALDNVAYGLRVRGVGRTERRERALRALASVRLEQLAARKPSELSGGQRQRVALARATVVQPKVLLLDEPLGALDLKLREQMQVELKQIQRDLGITFIFVTHDQEEALTLSDRIAVFSAGRIEQLGTPRELYEQPASRFVADFVGTSNLFDADRSPHLIGCSGEHTIRPEKLTLSLEPRSGEGVRSAPGTVVESIYVGSAIRRVVDLDGGLRVTVLERNDRSRAADQERGERVHVSWHDEDVVALIPPGT; this is encoded by the coding sequence ATGACCGCGCAGCCTGCCATCCGACTGTCCGGGCTCACCAAGGAGTTCGGTGCGGTGACGGCCGTCGACTCCGTCGACCTCGTGATCGCGGCCGGAGAATTCTTCTCGATGCTCGGGCCGTCGGGTTCGGGCAAGACGACGGTGTTGCGCCTGATCGCGGGCTTCGAGCGTCCGACCAGCGGCACGATCGAATTGTTCGGGAAGGACGTCACCACGCGCGCCCCGTTCGATCGCGACGTCAACACGGTTTTCCAGGACTACGCGCTCTTCCCCCACATGACCGCCCTCGACAACGTCGCTTATGGCCTGCGCGTGCGCGGTGTGGGACGCACGGAGCGACGCGAGCGCGCGCTGAGGGCGCTCGCCTCGGTGCGCCTCGAACAGCTCGCCGCCCGCAAGCCCTCTGAACTCTCCGGCGGGCAGCGTCAGCGAGTCGCCCTGGCGCGAGCGACCGTCGTCCAGCCGAAGGTGCTTCTGCTCGATGAGCCGCTGGGCGCGCTGGACCTCAAGCTGCGCGAGCAGATGCAGGTCGAGCTCAAGCAGATCCAGCGCGACCTCGGCATCACGTTCATCTTCGTGACCCACGACCAGGAAGAGGCGCTCACCCTCTCCGATCGGATCGCAGTGTTCAGCGCGGGGCGGATCGAGCAGCTGGGGACGCCGCGCGAACTCTACGAGCAGCCGGCATCCCGGTTCGTCGCCGACTTCGTGGGCACCTCCAACCTGTTCGACGCGGATCGGTCCCCGCACCTGATCGGCTGCTCGGGCGAGCACACGATCCGCCCCGAGAAGCTCACGCTCTCTCTCGAGCCTCGGTCGGGGGAGGGCGTGCGCTCCGCGCCCGGCACGGTCGTGGAGTCGATCTACGTCGGCAGCGCCATCCGTCGCGTCGTCGATCTCGACGGGGGCCTGCGCGTCACCGTGCTGGAGCGCAACGATCGCTCGCGCGCCGCCGACCAGGAGCGCGGCGAGCGCGTGCACGTGAGCTGGCACGACGAAGACGTCGTCGCCCTGATACCCCCGGGCACCTGA
- a CDS encoding FadR/GntR family transcriptional regulator, whose protein sequence is MPNATGRQDAARSVVFAPLDGTGRAELVEQRLTDAIVSGVLRDGERLPSESELARSLGVAVVTAREALESMRERGLVRTRRGRDGGSFVTHDRDAAARLLDSRLRGHSRIELRDLALHVAAIAGTAAELAADRASRDDVESLLAIHAAADLSTAGGARRALSRFQLEVAAISQSPRLVREEVRLQGEAGPLLWLCLRDQEYRDVSAANRTRVIDAIGNVDPVAARAATIAQATGALDWLVDEKVRIEASADLTREGA, encoded by the coding sequence ATGCCGAATGCCACAGGCCGTCAGGATGCCGCCCGGTCCGTCGTCTTCGCCCCCCTCGACGGCACCGGTCGCGCCGAGCTGGTCGAGCAGCGGTTGACGGACGCGATCGTCAGCGGTGTCCTTCGCGACGGCGAACGGCTGCCGAGCGAGTCCGAGCTCGCCCGCAGCCTCGGGGTCGCCGTCGTCACCGCGCGCGAAGCGCTGGAGAGCATGCGCGAGCGCGGCCTGGTCCGCACCCGCCGCGGCAGGGACGGGGGCAGCTTCGTGACCCACGACCGCGACGCCGCCGCCCGACTGCTCGACTCCCGGCTCAGAGGGCACTCGCGCATCGAGCTCCGCGATCTCGCTCTGCACGTCGCCGCGATCGCCGGCACCGCTGCCGAACTCGCCGCCGACCGTGCCAGCCGGGATGATGTCGAATCGCTCCTCGCAATCCACGCCGCCGCCGATCTCTCCACCGCCGGCGGCGCCCGCCGAGCTCTCAGCAGGTTCCAGCTGGAGGTCGCGGCGATCAGCCAGTCGCCCCGCCTCGTCCGCGAGGAGGTCCGCCTGCAGGGCGAGGCCGGACCCCTGCTCTGGCTGTGCCTGCGCGATCAGGAGTACCGTGACGTCAGCGCCGCGAACCGGACCCGCGTGATCGATGCCATTGGAAACGTCGACCCGGTCGCGGCCAGGGCCGCGACGATCGCTCAGGCGACCGGCGCACTGGACTGGCTGGTGGACGAGAAGGTCCGGATCGAGGCGTCCGCCGACCTCACCCGGGAGGGAGCGTGA
- a CDS encoding cache domain-containing protein, translating into MNPPTLGTTASVSPVHIAERVAETIDRLFTTIDEWRDLLQAHLAADHAPNAATLDPLVEAFAVPALAADGLVTGAGFVAAPGVLSDAHWHLAWWLGGGDGIRRLATVDDPASDQFRDYTALEWWRLPAKTGNRHVTGPYVDYVCTDDYTVTITSPVVVDDRLLGVVGTDVLVDRLEHELLPLLRAGDESIAVVNASGRIVTATDARREPGSMLRLADLADALIPLRDSQPVRTRLAAGVEVIACGDTSLALVVGI; encoded by the coding sequence ATGAATCCCCCGACGTTGGGAACGACCGCGAGCGTGTCGCCGGTGCACATCGCGGAGCGCGTCGCCGAAACCATCGACCGGCTGTTCACGACCATCGACGAATGGCGCGATCTCCTGCAGGCGCACCTCGCCGCGGATCACGCTCCGAACGCCGCGACGCTCGATCCGCTCGTGGAGGCGTTCGCCGTTCCGGCGCTCGCCGCCGATGGTCTCGTCACGGGGGCCGGTTTCGTGGCCGCCCCCGGAGTTCTCTCCGATGCGCACTGGCATCTTGCCTGGTGGCTCGGCGGAGGTGACGGCATCCGTCGTCTTGCCACGGTGGACGATCCAGCGAGCGATCAGTTCCGCGACTACACGGCGCTGGAGTGGTGGCGCCTGCCCGCCAAGACCGGAAACCGCCATGTGACCGGGCCGTACGTGGACTACGTGTGCACCGACGACTACACCGTCACCATCACCAGCCCGGTCGTCGTGGATGACCGGCTGCTGGGCGTCGTCGGCACCGACGTGCTCGTGGACCGGCTCGAGCACGAGCTGCTGCCTCTGCTGCGGGCCGGCGACGAGTCGATCGCGGTCGTCAACGCGTCGGGCCGGATCGTCACGGCGACCGACGCACGCCGAGAGCCCGGATCCATGCTGAGGCTGGCGGATCTGGCTGACGCACTGATCCCCCTGCGCGACTCTCAGCCCGTGCGCACACGGCTTGCGGCCGGAGTCGAGGTCATCGCGTGCGGGGATACGTCGCTCGCGCTCGTGGTGGGCATCTAG
- the dcd gene encoding dCTP deaminase, which translates to MLLSDRDIRLEIDARRIGLEPWEPEMVQPSSVDVRLDRYFRLFDNHKYPFIDPAEDQPELTHLIETTPLEPFILHPGEFVLGSTFELITLPDDIAARLEGKSSLGRLGLLTHSTAGFIDPGFTGHVTLELSNVATLPIKLWPGMKIGQLCFFRLSSPTENPYGSGPYGNRYQGQRGPTASRSFQNFHRSDVGTTDAGAGGR; encoded by the coding sequence GTGCTGCTCTCAGACCGCGACATCCGCCTCGAGATCGACGCCCGACGCATCGGGCTCGAGCCGTGGGAACCCGAGATGGTCCAGCCGTCGAGTGTGGACGTGCGACTGGATCGCTACTTCCGGCTCTTCGACAACCACAAGTATCCGTTCATCGATCCGGCCGAGGACCAACCCGAGCTGACGCACCTGATCGAGACCACCCCGCTGGAGCCGTTCATCCTGCACCCCGGCGAGTTCGTCCTCGGCAGCACGTTCGAGCTCATCACGCTCCCGGACGACATCGCGGCCCGGCTCGAGGGCAAGTCCTCGCTCGGCCGGCTCGGACTGCTGACGCACTCCACCGCCGGATTCATCGACCCGGGATTCACCGGCCACGTGACCCTCGAGCTGTCGAACGTAGCGACCCTGCCGATCAAGCTGTGGCCGGGCATGAAGATCGGCCAGTTGTGCTTCTTCCGCCTGTCCTCGCCGACGGAGAACCCCTACGGCTCGGGCCCCTACGGCAATCGGTATCAGGGCCAACGGGGGCCGACGGCATCCCGCTCATTCCAGAATTTCCACCGCAGCGATGTGGGAACAACGGATGCCGGGGCCGGCGGGCGCTGA
- a CDS encoding YkvA family protein: MWWSFLKAVKRRQHRVAPTTWVAAIAAVIYTFAPIDLIPELVLGPLGFVDDIGLWGIFAILLTREQRRWLTGLSQRAPDARDLGNRPPAHP; encoded by the coding sequence ATGTGGTGGAGTTTCCTCAAGGCCGTCAAGAGGCGGCAGCATCGCGTCGCGCCGACGACGTGGGTCGCCGCGATCGCCGCTGTCATCTACACGTTCGCGCCGATCGACCTGATCCCCGAACTTGTACTCGGCCCCTTGGGCTTCGTAGACGACATCGGCCTCTGGGGTATCTTCGCCATCCTCCTCACGCGCGAGCAGCGGCGGTGGCTGACCGGACTCTCGCAGAGAGCGCCTGACGCGCGCGATCTCGGGAACCGCCCGCCGGCTCATCCCTGA
- a CDS encoding RNA-binding S4 domain-containing protein, producing the protein MTNPAPIDDVPIGGEIIRLGQFLKFAGLLDSGGDVKEAIIDGYVSVNGEVDRRRGRQLQLGDIVTFEGRRVRVCP; encoded by the coding sequence ATGACGAACCCGGCTCCGATCGACGACGTTCCGATCGGCGGCGAGATCATCCGCCTCGGGCAGTTCCTGAAGTTCGCTGGGCTCCTCGACTCCGGTGGAGACGTCAAAGAGGCCATCATCGACGGCTACGTGAGCGTGAACGGCGAGGTCGACCGTCGCCGCGGACGGCAGCTTCAGCTCGGCGACATCGTCACCTTCGAGGGGCGCAGGGTCCGCGTCTGCCCGTGA